A window of the Camelus ferus isolate YT-003-E chromosome 22, BCGSAC_Cfer_1.0, whole genome shotgun sequence genome harbors these coding sequences:
- the HNRNPAB gene encoding heterogeneous nuclear ribonucleoprotein A/B isoform X2, translated as MSEAGEEQPMETTGATENGHEAAPEGESPAGTGTGAAAGAGGGSAAPPSGNQNGAEGDQINASKNEEDAGKMFVGGLSWDTSKKDLKDYFTKFGEVVDCTIKMDPNTGRSRGFGFILFKDAASVEKVLDQKEHRLDGRVIDPKKAMAMKKDPVKKIFVGGLNPEATEEKIREYFGEFGEIEAIELPMDPKSNKRRGFVFITFKEEEPVKKVLEKKFHTISGSKCEIKVAQPKEVYQQQQYGSGGRGNRNRGNRGSGGGGGSGGGQGSTNYGKSQRRGGHQNNYKPY; from the exons ATGTCGGAAGCGGGTGAGGAGCAGCCCATGGAGACGACGGGTGCCACCGAGAACGGACATGAGGCCGCCCCCGAAGGCGAGTCGCCGGCCGGCACCGGCACCGGGGCCGCGGCAGGAGCCGGAGGCGGGAGCGCGGCGCCCCCGTCCGGCAACCAGAACGGCGCCGAGGGCGACCAGATCAACGCCAGCAAGAACGAGGAGGACGCGGG AAAAATGTTCGTTGGTGGCCTGAGCTGGGATACCAGCAAAAAGgacttaaaagattattttaccAAATTTGGAGAGGTCGTTGACTGTACAATAAAAATGGATCCCAACACGGGCCGGTCAAGAGGATTTGGGTTTATCCTCTTCAAAGATGCAGCCAGTGTGGAGAAG GTTCTAGACCAGAAGGAGCATAGGCTGGATGGCCGTGTCATTGACCCCAAAAAGGCCATGGCCATGAAGAAGGATCcagtaaagaaaatttttgtaGGGGGTCTGAATCCTGAAGCCACTGAGGAGAAGATCAGGGAGTACTTCGGCGAGTTTGGGGAG ATTGAAGCCATTGAACTTCCAATGGATCCAAAGTCAAACAAAAGACGAGGCTTTGTTTTCATCACCTTTAAAGAAGAGGAACCTGTGAAGAaagttttagagaaaaagttCCACACTATCAGTGGAAGTAAG TGTGAAATCAAGGTGGCTCAGCCTAAAGAGGTTTATCAACAGCAGCAGTATGGCTCCGGGGGCCGCGGGAATCGCAACCGAGGGAACCGAGGCAGCGGCGGTGGTGGCGGAAGTGGAGGAG GTCAGGGTAGCACAAATTACGGGAAGAGCCAACGACGCGGTGGCCATCAGAACAACTACAAGCCATACTGA
- the HNRNPAB gene encoding heterogeneous nuclear ribonucleoprotein A/B isoform X1 codes for MSEAGEEQPMETTGATENGHEAAPEGESPAGTGTGAAAGAGGGSAAPPSGNQNGAEGDQINASKNEEDAGKMFVGGLSWDTSKKDLKDYFTKFGEVVDCTIKMDPNTGRSRGFGFILFKDAASVEKVLDQKEHRLDGRVIDPKKAMAMKKDPVKKIFVGGLNPEATEEKIREYFGEFGEIEAIELPMDPKSNKRRGFVFITFKEEEPVKKVLEKKFHTISGSKCEIKVAQPKEVYQQQQYGSGGRGNRNRGNRGSGGGGGSGGGQSQSWNQGYGSYWNQGYGYQQGYGPGYGGYDYSPYGYYGYGPGYDYSQGSTNYGKSQRRGGHQNNYKPY; via the exons ATGTCGGAAGCGGGTGAGGAGCAGCCCATGGAGACGACGGGTGCCACCGAGAACGGACATGAGGCCGCCCCCGAAGGCGAGTCGCCGGCCGGCACCGGCACCGGGGCCGCGGCAGGAGCCGGAGGCGGGAGCGCGGCGCCCCCGTCCGGCAACCAGAACGGCGCCGAGGGCGACCAGATCAACGCCAGCAAGAACGAGGAGGACGCGGG AAAAATGTTCGTTGGTGGCCTGAGCTGGGATACCAGCAAAAAGgacttaaaagattattttaccAAATTTGGAGAGGTCGTTGACTGTACAATAAAAATGGATCCCAACACGGGCCGGTCAAGAGGATTTGGGTTTATCCTCTTCAAAGATGCAGCCAGTGTGGAGAAG GTTCTAGACCAGAAGGAGCATAGGCTGGATGGCCGTGTCATTGACCCCAAAAAGGCCATGGCCATGAAGAAGGATCcagtaaagaaaatttttgtaGGGGGTCTGAATCCTGAAGCCACTGAGGAGAAGATCAGGGAGTACTTCGGCGAGTTTGGGGAG ATTGAAGCCATTGAACTTCCAATGGATCCAAAGTCAAACAAAAGACGAGGCTTTGTTTTCATCACCTTTAAAGAAGAGGAACCTGTGAAGAaagttttagagaaaaagttCCACACTATCAGTGGAAGTAAG TGTGAAATCAAGGTGGCTCAGCCTAAAGAGGTTTATCAACAGCAGCAGTATGGCTCCGGGGGCCGCGGGAATCGCAACCGAGGGAACCGAGGCAGCGGCGGTGGTGGCGGAAGTGGAGGAG GTCAGAGTCAGAGTTGGAATCAGGGCTACGGCAGCTACTGGAACCAGGGCTACGGCTACCAGCAGGGCTACGGGCCTGGCTATGGCGGCTACGACTACTCGCCCTATGGCTATTACGGCTACGGCCCCGGCTACGACTACA GTCAGGGTAGCACAAATTACGGGAAGAGCCAACGACGCGGTGGCCATCAGAACAACTACAAGCCATACTGA